The proteins below come from a single Roseiflexus sp. RS-1 genomic window:
- a CDS encoding carboxypeptidase-like regulatory domain-containing protein, whose amino-acid sequence MRLRHVSTSLIVCGVMLLMAGISALLPGAAFAQQDPLPAPSPRPAVEFTEQSSGGGSAPNRSVIPGHIGGTVIDVVSSAPVPGMPVRIGDNIVTTDQDGNYGIWVSPGTYLVNVAPAPGQGDVVDGPMTVVVEPETPVIQHLRVALPVRQAPAAEPAPVVEAAPVEAPRRLPRTNDAADGAWLWVSFGIMLIGGGIALSLLPSGRRALAARAAEVAHLSNQALLRRLLHERPTPHREKDEELLRKLLDS is encoded by the coding sequence ATGCGTCTTCGCCATGTTTCAACGTCGCTTATCGTCTGTGGCGTGATGCTGCTGATGGCTGGCATAAGCGCGCTTCTGCCGGGCGCGGCGTTCGCGCAGCAGGATCCATTGCCGGCGCCATCGCCACGACCGGCGGTGGAATTTACCGAACAGAGCAGTGGAGGAGGATCGGCGCCCAACCGGTCGGTGATCCCCGGTCACATTGGCGGAACGGTGATTGATGTCGTGAGCAGCGCGCCGGTTCCCGGTATGCCCGTTCGGATCGGAGATAACATTGTAACAACCGATCAGGACGGCAACTACGGCATCTGGGTATCGCCGGGAACCTATCTGGTCAATGTGGCGCCAGCGCCGGGTCAGGGTGACGTCGTTGACGGACCGATGACCGTTGTTGTCGAACCGGAAACGCCGGTTATCCAGCATCTGCGCGTTGCCCTGCCCGTCCGCCAGGCGCCAGCCGCCGAACCTGCGCCGGTGGTTGAAGCAGCGCCGGTCGAAGCGCCGCGTCGCCTGCCACGCACCAATGACGCTGCCGACGGCGCATGGTTGTGGGTATCATTTGGTATCATGTTGATTGGCGGCGGTATTGCGCTAAGCCTGCTGCCATCCGGCAGGCGCGCACTCGCAGCGCGGGCGGCAGAGGTTGCGCACCTGAGCAATCAGGCGCTGCTCCGCCGGTTGCTGCACGAACGTCCGACGCCGCACCGGGAGAAAGACGAAGAATTGCTCAGAAAACTCCTTGACTCGTAA
- a CDS encoding SdrD B-like domain-containing protein, translating into MATSRSFHRTQRTHMRRWAAIAAAALMISTLFALFGARVASAVGDLTIRVYTDSNRNGQYDSGEPGVSGVPVAVYNTDNNLSYLVNTDSNGLATFPSIPNGDYRVEVTNPVTTVVSIPPSSPTEDNALVFRVTISGGLVWRDVGLRTLVGGIDPDAPDSPPRRTIVVRAWDDLDANGIQDAGEPGIDGLTLGLYNPSNGLVATATTGPDGTYRFVDSVPANVNNYTIRVTGGVPAGYVLTTQNANFDSEDRRDSDAYFAGEPRINVPNQAQGVNDDSLDIGFSRGAVSGFVWRDLDQNGLRDPGEPFINGVTVELLSGSTPIMTETTRSILNDPFNRAGFFEFTSVPLTATYRVRIPNAEFDQSTDLLFGHATPQTQTVSLPQIGNQGLRNGTDPGPVVIGTGDFLQTPDFTLNATNRRNETSNFGLYAGTVGDFVWHDVNRNGIVDPLETTLGLANALVFIDLNSDCLINTGELTTTTDLNGYYLFDSLPLGVTYTVVLDASNFAPGGALEGLGYTTGAACGSNEGVFITMTTALTATAPSFLNADFGIARAEIGNFVWEDNNGDGIFNLSETGVPSVTVQLYTADGVPVGLPQTTNASGIYTITDILSGTYYATFDLSALPPDYVASVYTPTGWLSVDPPAANSDDVNDVRAFVGGRVWRTPTFTITRGSQNPGVDAAVFRPVTVVARVFDENPPVDNAYQMGDTGITTATVTITTTNGTVTPLSVTPIDPTTGLITFTLVPTTTPYWVNVAAPPGFTPSPGNSGAVQITPDPISGDTVGPTGLEFGYFRAVTVVARVFEENPPVDNVYQMGDTGITTATVTITTTNGTVTPLNVTPIDATGLITFTLVPTDAATPYWVNVATPTGFAPSPGNGGALEVTPNPGPGDSAGVFQFGYFRAVTVVARVFEENPPVDNVYQAGDTGITTATVTITTTNGTVTPLNATPIDATGLITFTLVPTDAATPYWVNVATPPGFAPSPGNGGALEVTPNPGPGDSAGVFQFGYFRAVTVVARVFEENPPVDNVYQAGDTGITTATVTITTTNGTVTPLSVTPIDPTTGLITFTLVPTSNTTPYWVNVATPTGFAPSSGNGGALEVTPNPGPGDSAGVFQFGYFRAVTVVARVFEENPPVDNAYQMGDTGITTATVTITTTNGTVTPLDVTPIDATGLITFTLVPTDAATPYWVNVATPTGFAPSPGNGGALEVTPNPGPGDSAGVFQFGYFRAVTVVARVFEENPPVDNVYQAGDTGITTATVTITTTNGTVTPLNATPIDATGLITFTLVPTDAATPYWVNVATPPGFAPSPGNGGALEVTPNPGPGDSAGVFQFGYFRAVTVVARVFEENPPVDNVYQAGDTGITTATVTITTTNGTVTPLSVTPIDPTTGLITFTLVPTSNTTPYWVNVATPPGFAPSSGNGGALEVTPNPGPGDSAGVFQFGYFRAVTVVARVFEENPPVDNVYQAGDTGITTATVTITTTNGTVTPLSVTPIDPTTGLITFTLVPTSNTTPYWVNVATPPGFAPSPGNGGALEVTPNPGPGDSAGVFQFGYFRAVTVVARVFEENPPVDNAYQMGDTGITTATVTITTTNGTVTPLNVTPIDATGLITFTLVPTDAATPYWVNVATPTGFAPSSGNGGALEVTPNPGPGDSAGVFQFGYFRAVTVVARVFEENPPVDNAYQMGDTGITTATVTITTTNGTVTPLNATPIDATGLITFTLVPTDAATPYWVNVATPPGFAPSPGNGGALEVTPNPGPGDSAGVFQFGYFRAVTVVARVFDENPPVDNAYQAGDTGITTATVTITTTNGTVTPLSVVSDTTGLITFTLVPTSSTTPYWVNVDTPTGFTPSPGNTGAAQVIPNPVPGQTVGPSGLEFGYFRPGTVTGAVRFDRDADNILFADTEPGMQGVTVTLRLGGSDVLTTTTDATGAYTFTNVTPAVSYTVRVTNPDTLNFLLVTPAGGDNDMAATDGGNTYAETAPFTVTSGAAISRTAAVRGRATVTGQVWEDLNGNGQRDAGETVGALPGVTVNLTVTVNLPGLLSTTITTNTTTNASGFYTFTALPGWANASTEVSFTLDFATPSGWFATLADVGAPATDSDGIGTGPDQLDDQGLQRNTTETRDRGYYRPAVIQVRVFEETTSPINNVYASGDAPITGATVTLTPNVTLGGPFGPDATGIISYTVTPTTTAYTVGVASVPAGYFPSPGNTGTVTVTAPLTSGQTITPLPFGYYRPGVISGTTWFDTNVNGTFDTGEPTMAGVTVTLYLDPDATVNGNETSIGTFTTGDNGIYQFTNITPTDVLTTGTLYRVRFELPTGYAFTTQGAPITTDNNSDANTTNGYTDRFSVGSNETVTYVDAGAVGNLSLSGTAWEDTDADGTFDAGETGLSGVTLTLTVTTSINSTNPTVTYTVTSGAGSPNFTFNQLPAGNYQLSVTAKPLGYLLSTAGTLSGTLPATGQNFGLYRTAAVGDRVWLDVNGNGTYEAGVDAGLPGITVRLRDAATDVVISTTTTLAGGNAGFYGFENVTPGSYVVEFVVPSGFQTVNNGLGSLSVDNDNDAQSNGRTAPFVLASNQISATIDAGLIGNGSISGIAWIDENFDDIRNPSETQRIAGVQVTLTITPTVLSSPLTLSTTTNASGAYTFANLPPGTFVLTFTKPAGYFDITPRVGSDPAVDSDAPVAIGTLGAGQSITTLDAGYRTQTRVFLPLVMVPVTPPDLVVEAFTVTPAKSSYAAGEPVLITVKVKNVGGSPTTVGFWVDLYINPSTPPTTPNVRWNDVCGISPCYGIAWYVNQSLAPGQSITLTSAPGQFAGPQSIWPGSFASGTNALYVYVDSYNPPVPTGAVVESNETNNRAQITGFVVAGASFSNGADPGAPSGAPDAPVALPPRDLPGPVEP; encoded by the coding sequence ATGGCAACAAGCCGCTCATTCCATCGCACTCAACGCACGCATATGCGCCGCTGGGCGGCAATTGCCGCTGCCGCTTTGATGATCTCGACGCTGTTCGCTTTGTTTGGCGCACGCGTCGCTAGCGCGGTCGGTGATTTGACGATCCGCGTCTATACGGATAGTAATCGTAATGGACAGTATGACTCTGGCGAGCCCGGAGTGAGCGGAGTGCCGGTGGCGGTGTACAATACCGACAACAACCTGAGCTACCTTGTCAATACGGACTCTAATGGTCTGGCAACTTTTCCGAGCATACCCAACGGCGACTACCGCGTTGAAGTGACGAACCCCGTAACTACTGTTGTCTCTATCCCGCCATCGTCGCCAACAGAGGATAATGCCCTGGTGTTTCGTGTGACGATCAGTGGCGGGCTTGTGTGGCGTGATGTCGGGTTGCGGACGCTTGTCGGCGGCATAGACCCTGACGCACCTGACTCGCCACCTCGCCGCACGATCGTGGTGCGCGCCTGGGATGACCTCGACGCCAACGGTATTCAGGACGCCGGTGAACCGGGGATTGATGGGTTGACGCTTGGTCTGTACAATCCCTCGAACGGTTTGGTTGCCACTGCGACCACAGGACCGGACGGGACATACCGCTTTGTGGACAGTGTACCGGCAAACGTCAACAATTACACCATCCGCGTGACCGGCGGCGTTCCCGCCGGATATGTGCTGACAACGCAGAACGCAAACTTCGACAGTGAGGATCGGCGCGACTCTGATGCCTACTTTGCGGGCGAGCCGCGCATTAACGTGCCCAACCAGGCGCAGGGCGTGAATGACGATAGCCTGGATATCGGGTTTTCGCGCGGCGCGGTGAGCGGCTTCGTCTGGCGCGACCTCGACCAGAACGGTTTGCGCGACCCCGGTGAACCGTTCATCAACGGCGTGACGGTCGAGTTGCTCTCAGGATCTACCCCCATCATGACGGAAACGACGCGCTCGATCCTCAACGATCCCTTCAACCGCGCCGGTTTCTTCGAGTTCACAAGCGTGCCGCTGACGGCGACCTACCGGGTGCGCATTCCGAACGCTGAGTTTGACCAGTCAACCGACCTGCTCTTCGGACACGCAACGCCGCAAACGCAAACGGTGTCGCTGCCGCAGATCGGTAATCAGGGTCTGCGCAATGGGACAGATCCTGGTCCTGTGGTTATCGGCACGGGTGATTTCCTCCAGACGCCTGATTTTACCCTGAATGCGACCAATCGCCGCAACGAGACCTCGAACTTCGGTCTCTACGCCGGCACAGTTGGCGATTTCGTCTGGCACGATGTGAACCGTAACGGAATTGTCGATCCACTCGAAACGACGCTTGGACTGGCGAATGCCCTTGTTTTCATCGATCTGAACAGCGACTGTCTGATCAACACTGGTGAACTGACGACGACAACCGATCTCAACGGATATTACCTCTTCGACTCGCTGCCGCTCGGAGTAACGTACACTGTCGTTCTTGATGCCTCCAACTTCGCCCCCGGCGGCGCGCTCGAAGGGCTTGGCTACACCACCGGCGCAGCCTGCGGCTCAAACGAAGGCGTCTTTATTACGATGACGACAGCCCTGACTGCGACCGCTCCTTCCTTCCTGAACGCTGACTTCGGCATTGCGCGCGCTGAAATTGGCAACTTCGTCTGGGAAGATAACAACGGCGACGGAATTTTCAACCTGAGCGAAACAGGCGTTCCGAGTGTGACCGTTCAACTCTACACTGCTGATGGCGTGCCAGTTGGCTTGCCGCAGACGACCAATGCCAGCGGCATCTACACCATCACCGATATTCTCTCCGGCACATACTACGCGACGTTCGATCTGAGTGCGCTGCCGCCAGACTATGTAGCAAGCGTCTACACCCCAACCGGATGGCTCAGTGTCGATCCACCCGCTGCGAACTCCGATGATGTCAACGACGTTCGCGCGTTCGTCGGCGGGCGCGTCTGGCGCACACCCACGTTTACGATTACGCGCGGCAGCCAGAACCCCGGCGTTGATGCGGCTGTTTTCCGACCTGTTACTGTCGTGGCGCGCGTGTTTGACGAAAACCCACCGGTCGATAACGCCTACCAGATGGGCGACACCGGCATCACCACCGCCACGGTGACGATCACCACCACCAACGGGACGGTGACGCCGCTCAGCGTGACGCCCATCGACCCGACGACCGGGTTGATCACCTTCACCCTCGTGCCGACCACAACGCCCTACTGGGTCAACGTCGCCGCGCCGCCCGGCTTCACCCCGTCGCCGGGGAACAGCGGCGCCGTTCAGATTACGCCTGATCCAATCAGTGGGGACACCGTCGGACCGACCGGATTAGAATTCGGCTACTTCCGGGCGGTGACCGTCGTAGCGCGCGTGTTTGAGGAAAACCCGCCGGTCGATAACGTCTACCAGATGGGCGACACCGGCATCACCACCGCGACGGTGACGATCACCACCACCAACGGGACGGTGACGCCGCTCAACGTCACGCCCATCGATGCGACCGGCTTGATCACCTTCACCCTGGTGCCGACCGACGCTGCCACGCCCTACTGGGTGAATGTCGCCACCCCGACCGGCTTCGCGCCGTCGCCAGGGAACGGCGGCGCGCTGGAGGTGACGCCCAATCCGGGACCGGGCGACAGCGCGGGGGTGTTCCAGTTCGGCTACTTCCGGGCGGTGACCGTCGTGGCGCGCGTGTTTGAGGAAAACCCGCCGGTCGATAACGTCTACCAGGCGGGCGACACCGGCATCACCACTGCCACGGTGACGATCACCACCACCAACGGGACGGTGACGCCGCTCAACGCCACACCCATCGATGCGACCGGCTTGATCACCTTCACCCTGGTGCCGACCGACGCTGCCACGCCCTACTGGGTGAATGTGGCTACCCCGCCCGGCTTCGCGCCGTCGCCAGGGAACGGCGGCGCGCTGGAGGTGACGCCCAATCCGGGACCGGGCGACAGCGCGGGGGTGTTCCAGTTCGGCTACTTCCGCGCCGTGACCGTCGTGGCGCGCGTGTTTGAGGAAAACCCGCCGGTCGATAACGTCTACCAGGCGGGCGACACCGGCATCACCACCGCGACGGTGACGATCACCACCACCAACGGGACGGTGACGCCGCTCAGCGTGACACCTATCGACCCGACGACCGGGTTGATCACCTTCACCCTCGTACCGACCAGTAACACCACGCCCTACTGGGTGAATGTGGCTACCCCGACCGGCTTCGCGCCGTCGTCGGGGAACGGCGGCGCGCTGGAGGTGACGCCCAATCCGGGACCGGGCGACAGCGCGGGGGTGTTCCAGTTCGGCTACTTCCGGGCGGTGACCGTCGTGGCGCGCGTGTTTGAGGAAAACCCGCCGGTCGATAACGCCTACCAGATGGGCGACACCGGCATCACCACCGCGACGGTGACGATCACCACCACCAACGGGACGGTGACGCCGCTCGACGTCACGCCCATCGATGCGACCGGCTTGATCACCTTCACCCTGGTGCCGACCGACGCTGCCACGCCCTACTGGGTGAATGTCGCCACCCCGACCGGCTTCGCGCCGTCGCCAGGGAACGGCGGCGCGCTGGAGGTGACGCCCAATCCGGGACCGGGCGACAGCGCGGGGGTGTTCCAGTTCGGCTACTTCCGGGCGGTGACCGTCGTGGCGCGCGTGTTTGAGGAAAACCCGCCGGTCGATAACGTCTACCAGGCGGGCGACACCGGCATCACCACTGCCACGGTGACGATCACCACCACCAACGGGACGGTGACGCCGCTCAACGCCACACCCATCGATGCGACCGGCTTGATCACCTTCACCCTGGTGCCGACCGACGCTGCCACGCCCTACTGGGTGAATGTGGCTACCCCGCCCGGCTTCGCGCCGTCGCCAGGGAACGGCGGCGCGCTGGAGGTGACGCCCAATCCGGGACCGGGCGACAGCGCGGGGGTGTTCCAGTTCGGCTACTTCCGCGCCGTGACCGTCGTGGCGCGCGTATTTGAGGAAAACCCGCCGGTCGATAACGTCTACCAGGCGGGCGACACCGGCATCACCACCGCGACGGTGACGATCACCACCACCAACGGGACGGTGACGCCGCTCAGCGTGACACCTATCGACCCGACGACCGGGTTGATCACCTTCACCCTCGTACCGACCAGTAACACCACGCCCTACTGGGTGAATGTGGCTACCCCGCCCGGCTTCGCGCCGTCGTCGGGGAACGGCGGCGCGCTGGAGGTGACGCCCAATCCGGGACCGGGCGACAGCGCGGGGGTGTTCCAGTTCGGCTACTTCCGGGCGGTGACCGTCGTGGCGCGCGTATTTGAGGAAAACCCGCCGGTCGATAACGTCTACCAGGCGGGCGACACCGGCATCACCACCGCGACGGTGACGATCACCACCACCAACGGGACGGTGACGCCGCTCAGCGTGACACCTATCGACCCGACGACCGGGTTGATCACCTTCACCCTCGTACCGACCAGTAACACCACGCCCTACTGGGTGAATGTGGCTACCCCGCCCGGCTTCGCACCGTCGCCAGGGAACGGCGGCGCGCTGGAGGTGACGCCCAATCCGGGACCGGGCGACAGCGCGGGGGTGTTCCAGTTCGGCTACTTCCGGGCGGTGACCGTCGTGGCGCGCGTGTTTGAGGAAAACCCGCCGGTCGATAACGCCTACCAGATGGGCGACACCGGCATCACCACCGCGACGGTGACGATCACCACCACCAACGGGACGGTGACGCCGCTCAACGTCACGCCCATCGATGCGACCGGCTTGATCACCTTCACCCTGGTGCCGACCGACGCTGCCACGCCCTACTGGGTGAATGTCGCCACCCCGACCGGCTTCGCGCCGTCGTCGGGGAACGGCGGCGCGCTGGAGGTGACGCCCAATCCGGGACCGGGCGACAGCGCGGGGGTGTTCCAGTTCGGCTACTTCCGGGCGGTGACCGTCGTGGCGCGCGTGTTTGAGGAAAACCCGCCGGTCGATAACGCCTACCAGATGGGCGACACCGGCATCACCACTGCCACGGTGACGATCACCACCACCAACGGGACGGTGACGCCGCTCAACGCCACACCCATCGATGCGACCGGCTTGATCACCTTCACCCTGGTGCCGACCGACGCTGCCACGCCCTACTGGGTGAATGTGGCTACCCCGCCCGGCTTCGCGCCGTCGCCAGGGAACGGCGGCGCGCTGGAGGTGACGCCCAATCCGGGACCGGGCGACAGCGCGGGGGTGTTCCAGTTCGGCTACTTCCGGGCGGTGACCGTCGTGGCGCGCGTGTTTGACGAAAACCCGCCGGTCGATAACGCATATCAGGCGGGCGACACCGGCATCACCACCGCCACGGTGACGATCACCACCACCAACGGGACGGTGACGCCGCTCAGCGTGGTGTCTGACACGACCGGGTTGATCACCTTCACTCTGGTGCCGACGAGCAGCACCACGCCGTACTGGGTCAATGTCGACACTCCGACGGGCTTCACCCCGTCGCCAGGGAACACCGGCGCGGCGCAGGTCATCCCCAACCCGGTGCCAGGGCAGACGGTTGGACCGTCCGGGCTGGAGTTCGGCTACTTCCGCCCCGGCACGGTGACCGGCGCGGTGCGCTTCGACCGCGACGCCGACAACATCCTGTTCGCCGACACCGAGCCGGGGATGCAGGGCGTGACGGTCACGCTGCGGTTGGGCGGCAGCGACGTGCTGACCACCACCACCGACGCGACCGGCGCCTACACCTTCACCAATGTGACTCCAGCCGTCAGTTACACGGTGCGGGTGACCAACCCCGATACGCTGAACTTCCTGCTTGTCACGCCTGCGGGCGGCGACAATGATATGGCGGCGACCGACGGCGGCAACACGTATGCCGAGACAGCGCCGTTCACCGTCACCTCTGGCGCAGCCATCAGCAGGACGGCGGCGGTGCGCGGACGCGCCACAGTGACCGGGCAGGTGTGGGAAGACCTCAACGGCAACGGGCAGCGCGACGCTGGCGAAACCGTCGGCGCGCTGCCGGGGGTGACGGTCAACCTGACGGTCACCGTCAACCTGCCGGGGCTGCTGAGCACGACGATCACGACCAACACCACGACCAACGCCAGCGGTTTCTACACCTTCACCGCGCTGCCGGGGTGGGCGAACGCCAGCACCGAAGTCTCCTTCACGCTGGACTTCGCCACGCCGTCCGGGTGGTTCGCCACCCTGGCGGATGTCGGAGCGCCAGCGACCGACAGCGACGGCATCGGAACCGGACCTGATCAACTCGATGACCAGGGGTTGCAGCGCAATACAACCGAAACCCGCGACCGCGGCTACTATCGCCCGGCGGTCATTCAGGTGCGCGTCTTCGAGGAGACCACATCACCGATCAATAACGTGTATGCATCTGGCGATGCGCCGATCACTGGAGCAACGGTAACCCTGACGCCGAACGTGACGCTCGGCGGACCGTTCGGACCTGATGCGACCGGTATCATCTCGTACACGGTTACACCGACGACAACTGCGTACACGGTGGGGGTGGCGAGTGTGCCTGCCGGCTACTTCCCCTCGCCGGGGAACACGGGGACGGTAACTGTCACGGCGCCATTGACCAGCGGGCAAACGATCACGCCGCTGCCGTTCGGCTACTACCGCCCCGGCGTCATCAGCGGCACAACCTGGTTCGACACCAACGTCAATGGAACGTTCGATACCGGCGAGCCGACGATGGCAGGCGTCACTGTGACGCTCTATCTCGATCCCGATGCGACGGTCAACGGCAATGAGACATCGATCGGTACATTCACGACCGGTGATAATGGCATCTACCAGTTCACGAACATCACACCAACCGATGTGCTGACAACCGGTACGCTCTACCGCGTCCGCTTCGAACTGCCGACCGGGTACGCCTTCACAACCCAGGGCGCACCCATCACAACGGACAACAACAGCGACGCGAATACAACCAATGGCTACACCGACCGCTTCAGCGTCGGATCGAACGAGACGGTCACCTATGTCGATGCTGGCGCAGTCGGCAACCTGTCGCTGAGCGGCACGGCGTGGGAAGACACCGACGCGGATGGAACGTTCGATGCGGGTGAGACCGGACTATCAGGCGTCACGCTGACATTGACGGTGACCACATCGATCAACTCGACCAATCCCACGGTCACATACACGGTGACGAGTGGCGCAGGTTCGCCTAACTTTACCTTCAACCAGTTGCCAGCGGGCAATTACCAGCTCAGCGTCACCGCGAAGCCGCTCGGCTACCTGCTTTCGACTGCCGGGACGTTGAGCGGAACGCTGCCGGCGACCGGGCAAAACTTCGGATTGTACCGCACCGCAGCGGTCGGTGATCGCGTCTGGCTCGATGTGAACGGCAACGGAACCTACGAAGCCGGTGTCGATGCCGGTCTGCCAGGCATTACCGTCCGGCTGCGTGACGCTGCAACCGATGTGGTCATCTCTACGACCACAACTCTGGCAGGCGGCAATGCAGGCTTCTACGGCTTCGAGAATGTGACGCCCGGCTCGTATGTGGTCGAGTTTGTCGTGCCGTCAGGCTTCCAGACGGTCAATAACGGTCTCGGTTCACTGAGCGTCGATAACGACAACGACGCGCAGAGCAATGGTCGCACCGCACCCTTCGTGCTGGCAAGCAACCAGATTTCGGCAACAATCGACGCCGGACTCATCGGCAACGGGTCGATCTCCGGCATCGCCTGGATCGATGAGAACTTCGACGATATTCGCAACCCGAGCGAAACGCAGCGCATCGCAGGCGTGCAGGTCACCCTGACGATCACGCCGACCGTCCTGTCCTCGCCGTTGACGCTCAGCACAACCACCAACGCCAGCGGCGCCTACACGTTCGCTAATCTGCCACCGGGCACATTCGTGCTGACATTCACCAAACCGGCGGGATACTTCGACATCACGCCGCGCGTCGGCAGCGATCCAGCGGTTGACAGCGACGCGCCGGTTGCAATCGGAACGCTGGGGGCCGGTCAGTCGATCACCACGCTGGATGCCGGGTACCGGACGCAGACACGGGTCTTCCTGCCGCTGGTTATGGTACCGGTAACGCCGCCAGACCTGGTGGTCGAAGCGTTCACGGTCACACCCGCGAAGAGCAGTTATGCGGCAGGCGAACCGGTGCTGATTACGGTGAAGGTCAAGAACGTTGGCGGTTCACCGACAACGGTCGGGTTCTGGGTCGATCTCTACATCAACCCATCGACGCCGCCAACCACGCCGAATGTGCGCTGGAACGACGTCTGCGGCATCTCGCCGTGCTACGGCATTGCCTGGTATGTGAACCAGTCCCTGGCGCCAGGGCAGAGTATCACCCTGACCTCTGCGCCAGGACAGTTCGCCGGACCGCAATCGATCTGGCCCGGCTCCTTCGCCAGTGGCACGAATGCCCTGTACGTCTACGTCGACAGTTACAACCCGCCGGTGCCGACAGGCGCAGTGGTCGAAAGCAACGAAACCAACAATCGCGCTCAGATTACCGGTTTCGTTGTCGCAGGAGCATCGTTCAGCAACGGCGCCGATCCGGGAGCGCCCTCCGGCGCACCTGACGCACCGGTTGCCCTGCCGCCACGCGATTTGCCGGGTCCGGTTGAACCGTAA
- a CDS encoding potassium channel family protein yields MIRNSLRARTRGKPYIGRLVRANVYDLWLLLNESWLVLIAFVLLAALTSSYLAFLYPETAESSRPQGLPEALYETLTLMTLQSDLAFPRGDLLGELIFFLTPLLGLALIFQSVLNFGRLLLDKGSRREAWQVALASTYRNHVIVCGLGRVGLRIVTQLHAAGYEAVVIERDWNSEFVQRVLNLGVPIVLGDAREPTVLRQAGIRYARAVVATINDDLLNVEIALGARAVQPGIRVVLRVFNEELDRNLERTLGPNSAFSVSLVAALTCAAAAVSRDIDYALTTGSYQLGVAQIVVQQDSEIAGFIRAVESAYHVRIVYQVSQEGRPKLYSSLNRLSAGDRITVIGTLERIEEMRQRNVAFSKAAFLTPGKLVRPTEQYNTVIVCGLGKVGFRVVNQLHKLNPRPRIVVVRLGNDRPEFVQQIGQLEGVADVIGDARNVEVLCRAGLNEAYSVAAMTSDDLQNVQIALAARRYRPDIHIVLRTFSDVLAERLVEIFGIHTTYSTSALAAPTMAAAALVGNVRQAFFIDGRLVATDEIRLCDGHPLIGVRIDDLRERESALVIDVQRNGENLLLPDLDLCLASGDHVTLLAPIESIQRIRNRGMRTGN; encoded by the coding sequence ATGATCCGGAACAGTCTCAGAGCGCGCACCAGAGGTAAACCGTACATTGGTCGTCTGGTGCGCGCGAATGTGTATGATCTCTGGTTGCTGCTCAACGAGTCCTGGCTGGTCCTGATTGCATTCGTCCTGCTTGCCGCACTGACATCGAGTTACCTGGCATTCCTCTATCCCGAAACCGCCGAATCATCGCGTCCGCAAGGATTGCCGGAAGCGCTCTATGAAACGCTGACCTTGATGACTCTGCAGAGCGATCTGGCGTTTCCGCGCGGTGATCTGCTCGGCGAACTGATCTTCTTTCTGACGCCGCTCCTCGGTCTGGCGCTGATCTTTCAGAGTGTGTTGAACTTCGGGCGCCTGTTGCTCGACAAGGGAAGTCGTCGTGAAGCCTGGCAGGTGGCGCTGGCTTCGACCTACCGCAATCATGTGATTGTCTGTGGGCTTGGGCGCGTCGGGCTGCGCATTGTCACGCAGTTGCACGCTGCCGGGTACGAGGCAGTTGTGATCGAGCGCGACTGGAACAGCGAGTTTGTGCAGCGCGTGCTCAACCTGGGCGTCCCGATTGTGCTGGGCGATGCCCGCGAACCAACGGTGCTGCGCCAGGCAGGTATCAGATATGCGCGCGCGGTCGTTGCGACGATTAATGATGACTTGCTGAATGTGGAAATTGCCCTGGGGGCACGCGCTGTTCAGCCGGGCATTCGGGTGGTGCTGCGCGTGTTCAACGAGGAACTGGATCGCAATCTGGAACGCACGCTCGGACCGAACAGTGCGTTTAGCGTCTCACTGGTTGCCGCCCTTACCTGTGCCGCTGCCGCAGTCAGCCGCGATATTGATTATGCGCTGACTACTGGCAGTTATCAATTGGGGGTTGCGCAGATTGTGGTTCAACAGGACAGTGAGATTGCCGGCTTCATCCGCGCCGTCGAGTCAGCATATCACGTCCGTATCGTGTATCAGGTCAGTCAGGAAGGTCGACCCAAGCTGTACAGCTCGCTCAACCGGTTGAGCGCTGGCGACCGGATAACGGTCATCGGAACCCTCGAACGGATCGAGGAGATGCGGCAGCGCAATGTGGCATTCAGCAAAGCAGCGTTTCTCACGCCAGGAAAACTGGTGCGCCCCACCGAACAGTACAATACGGTTATCGTTTGCGGATTAGGGAAGGTCGGGTTTCGGGTGGTCAACCAGTTGCACAAACTGAACCCGCGCCCACGGATCGTTGTTGTGCGCCTGGGGAATGATCGCCCGGAATTCGTCCAGCAGATCGGTCAACTCGAAGGGGTCGCCGACGTGATCGGCGATGCGCGCAACGTCGAGGTTTTATGCCGCGCCGGTCTCAATGAAGCCTATTCCGTCGCGGCAATGACTTCCGATGACCTGCAGAATGTGCAAATTGCACTCGCAGCCCGGCGTTATCGCCCCGATATCCACATCGTTCTGCGCACCTTCAGCGACGTGCTGGCAGAACGTCTGGTTGAGATTTTTGGCATTCATACGACCTACAGCACCTCGGCGCTGGCGGCGCCGACAATGGCAGCGGCGGCGCTTGTGGGGAATGTCCGCCAGGCGTTCTTTATCGACGGGCGCCTGGTAGCCACCGATGAAATCCGGTTGTGCGATGGACACCCCCTGATCGGCGTGCGCATCGACGATCTGCGCGAACGGGAATCGGCGCTTGTGATCGACGTGCAACGTAACGGTGAGAACCTTCTGCTGCCCGACCTCGATCTGTGTCTGGCTTCCGGCGATCACGTCACCCTTCTGGCGCCGATCGAGAGTATTCAACGGATACGGAACCGGGGGATGAGGACTGGGAATTGA